In the genome of Massilibacillus massiliensis, one region contains:
- the dcuC gene encoding C4-dicarboxylate transporter DcuC, whose translation MVLSGAIIVILTLIAIAKRYETRMVLFAAGFLMAIIGGNPLGAMTAFEKTMVNSGLVTTICSVMGFSFVMKYTKCDANLVQLLANGLDKCKFILVPGAVLITWVLNIALSSTAGTCAAVGAVLIPTMIRSGVHPAMAGACILTACISNPLNPGFPHAIFVANLANVDVMEVIYGYTLPLLIVSAIVLSVMTIQSVVRKEGVDPLRAQAANVESNTSEMKISLIKASIPVIPLIILVLATPQVGVLPKISIPQAMIIGTLLGFIVHRKNPQDITKEFFNGLGNAYSNIIGIIIAAGVFTYGMGSIGLTSALVDLMKNSQDLAKYAACIGPALIAVISGSGDAAALAFNGAVTPHAAQFGMTITDLGSLSTLSGTLGRAMSPVAGGTIICATLAGVNPIEIAKRTAPGLIISLVALFILL comes from the coding sequence ATGGTTTTATCTGGTGCTATCATTGTTATTCTTACTTTAATTGCGATTGCTAAACGCTATGAAACACGCATGGTTTTATTCGCAGCTGGTTTTCTAATGGCAATCATCGGTGGAAATCCGCTTGGTGCAATGACCGCTTTCGAAAAAACTATGGTGAACTCTGGTCTAGTCACGACGATTTGTTCCGTTATGGGTTTTTCTTTCGTTATGAAATACACCAAATGTGATGCAAATTTAGTACAATTACTAGCAAACGGCTTAGATAAATGCAAATTTATCTTAGTTCCGGGGGCTGTACTGATTACTTGGGTATTAAATATCGCATTATCCAGCACTGCCGGAACTTGTGCCGCTGTTGGCGCCGTACTGATTCCGACGATGATTCGTTCCGGTGTACATCCTGCGATGGCAGGCGCCTGCATTTTAACGGCTTGTATTTCCAACCCCCTCAATCCGGGCTTTCCACATGCAATTTTTGTGGCTAATTTGGCAAACGTAGATGTAATGGAAGTGATTTATGGTTATACATTGCCATTACTTATCGTTTCTGCTATCGTTTTATCTGTGATGACAATACAGTCTGTTGTGCGGAAAGAAGGCGTAGATCCTCTGCGTGCACAAGCAGCAAATGTGGAGTCCAATACCAGTGAAATGAAAATCAGTCTGATTAAAGCATCCATCCCTGTGATTCCACTCATTATTTTAGTACTTGCAACTCCACAGGTCGGTGTACTGCCTAAAATATCAATTCCTCAGGCAATGATTATTGGTACATTGTTAGGCTTCATTGTGCATCGCAAAAATCCACAAGATATCACCAAAGAATTTTTTAACGGTTTAGGCAATGCCTATAGTAACATCATCGGTATCATAATCGCAGCGGGTGTATTTACCTACGGCATGGGAAGTATTGGACTTACCTCTGCATTGGTTGATCTAATGAAAAACAGCCAAGATCTAGCAAAATACGCGGCTTGTATCGGCCCTGCATTGATTGCTGTAATCAGTGGGTCCGGAGATGCTGCAGCGCTCGCTTTTAACGGTGCTGTTACACCGCATGCCGCGCAATTTGGCATGACAATTACAGATTTAGGTTCACTTTCCACACTTTCAGGAACACTCGGTAGAGCAATGAGCCCGGTTGCCGGTGGCACAATCATTTGCGCAACTTTAGCTGGTGTAAATCCAATTGAAATCGCCAAACGTACCGCACCTGGATTAATCATCAGTCTGGTTGCTCTATTCATCTTACTTTAG
- a CDS encoding universal stress protein, producing the protein MTQFKRILVPVDGSDSAERAIDQAIYLAEICEAKLHFIYVANINQLAINACLSDAILEAVTKAGNVILDRALEKVPSNLKAEGISETGSPAAVILDFATSENIDLIVMGSRGLGVVKGVLLGSVSQHLVEQAKCPVMVVK; encoded by the coding sequence ATGACACAGTTCAAACGTATTTTAGTTCCTGTAGATGGTTCGGATAGTGCAGAAAGAGCGATTGATCAGGCGATTTATTTGGCAGAAATCTGCGAGGCGAAGCTTCATTTTATTTATGTAGCCAATATTAATCAATTGGCTATTAATGCTTGCCTCTCTGATGCGATTTTAGAAGCGGTGACAAAGGCAGGCAATGTGATACTGGACAGAGCACTTGAAAAAGTTCCTTCTAATCTTAAAGCAGAGGGAATTTCTGAGACCGGCTCACCAGCGGCTGTGATTTTAGATTTTGCTACAAGTGAAAATATCGATTTAATTGTAATGGGCAGTCGGGGGCTGGGGGTTGTAAAAGGTGTGTTGCTTGGCAGTGTAAGTCAGCATTTGGTTGAACAGGCAAAATGCCCAGTGATGGTAGTGAAATAA
- a CDS encoding helix-turn-helix domain-containing protein, with the protein MQKIGVVSSSIDTIEHIINVAKDMKETKLAEFIPFPYIEIEEVPNILIENNPKIDGWLFSGPNPYTAAKEHLGNEENSAFGLITGNEIFKCILELACEKRSTSLRISVDCPESDAGAVRESIKESNVPQNMVVFHKYGIPFVFEDIIKKHLDLWESGKIDGVGTTLYKVQKELERRKIPVRRLLASTTSIRQAVSVLMEKLNGLYFKNSQVGLEIIEISNFEKTIEKAGDSYKLQLLELKIKERLLKLCQGVNGYLSEKGNGRYEIFSSRGLLEQQVQVLRETIDEISLALDTDIVAGIGFGTTVFTAQLNACRAVRQGREKGNRGIVIVADDGEIIESAGQGQELTYRAFSEDKALLACLTIANVGIKTYQKIYAIVHKMNWESFTAAALATQLGVTDRNVRRILTGLLNAGLVECVGEEAFANRGRPTRVYRLN; encoded by the coding sequence GTGCAAAAAATTGGAGTTGTGAGTTCATCGATTGATACGATTGAACACATTATAAATGTCGCGAAAGACATGAAGGAAACAAAACTGGCTGAATTTATTCCTTTCCCCTATATTGAAATTGAAGAGGTTCCTAATATTTTAATTGAAAATAACCCTAAGATTGATGGATGGCTTTTTTCTGGGCCAAATCCTTATACAGCGGCAAAAGAACATCTTGGCAATGAAGAAAATTCGGCTTTTGGCTTGATTACAGGGAATGAGATTTTTAAATGTATTTTAGAACTGGCTTGTGAAAAACGATCTACGTCCTTGCGTATTTCTGTAGATTGTCCGGAATCGGATGCCGGAGCAGTACGTGAATCAATAAAAGAGTCAAATGTACCACAAAATATGGTTGTTTTCCATAAATATGGGATACCGTTTGTTTTTGAAGATATTATTAAAAAACATTTAGATCTTTGGGAATCTGGCAAGATTGATGGTGTAGGAACGACTTTATATAAGGTGCAGAAGGAGTTGGAAAGACGGAAAATACCAGTTCGACGATTGCTGGCGAGTACAACTTCAATCCGTCAAGCGGTCAGCGTATTGATGGAAAAGCTTAATGGTTTGTATTTTAAGAATAGTCAAGTTGGTTTAGAGATTATTGAAATCAGTAATTTTGAAAAAACCATTGAAAAAGCTGGTGATTCTTATAAATTACAGTTGTTAGAACTGAAAATTAAGGAAAGACTGCTGAAACTTTGTCAAGGTGTGAATGGATATTTGTCGGAAAAAGGGAATGGCAGATATGAAATTTTTAGTTCTAGAGGACTTCTTGAACAGCAAGTGCAGGTTCTGAGAGAAACTATTGATGAAATTAGCTTGGCCTTAGATACCGATATTGTTGCAGGAATTGGTTTTGGTACAACGGTATTTACAGCGCAATTAAATGCATGCCGGGCGGTTCGCCAAGGGAGGGAAAAGGGCAACCGAGGTATTGTCATTGTTGCTGATGATGGAGAAATTATTGAATCCGCAGGGCAGGGACAAGAACTTACCTATCGTGCTTTTAGCGAGGATAAAGCACTGTTAGCATGTTTGACTATTGCGAATGTCGGCATTAAAACATATCAAAAAATCTATGCAATTGTACATAAAATGAATTGGGAGAGCTTCACTGCCGCCGCCTTGGCTACGCAGCTGGGGGTGACAGATCGTAATGTGCGACGGATTCTTACGGGGTTGTTAAATGCAGGATTGGTTGAGTGTGTGGGTGAAGAAGCGTTTGCAAATCGTGGCAGACCAACCAGGGTTTATCGATTAAATTAA
- a CDS encoding S-layer homology domain-containing protein: MMNKQLATTITALLISTTIPAFAAENPFVDVPTDHWSRQAVTQLAKDGVIEGYGDRTFRGDVHITRYEMAQMVAKAMAKSDVKSADKATIDKLSAEYASELHNLGVRVTALEEKTDNVKFSGYMYLRTQSQETKNKTTGEKTKSPTVSRSFLDLFTTGKVNDNWNAVLETTIATDLKNGGESATDTTGIFAQGKYDTFTTRLGRFDQYSGDGGLVLHYSVNGGEFTFGNRLKTTLTFGRINNTSVLKAGTEGNSFDYQAVEFAYAANKSTKINAGYYHLSDESFAVRRGDTDPKIYTLGFSTALNKDLKLTSYYLKSSSDQKDNKTVKDTGYYSALEYKGPKLGQADTWGLYLKYANIPELTQISMDVGHFKDYKGFELGSFYMLTPNMRGHLRYYHGKNVDDSNKTKDLVRAEVRMFF; this comes from the coding sequence ATGATGAATAAACAGTTAGCTACAACAATTACCGCTTTACTTATCTCTACGACGATCCCTGCCTTTGCCGCAGAAAATCCGTTTGTCGATGTACCAACCGACCACTGGTCAAGACAAGCTGTAACACAATTAGCAAAAGACGGTGTGATTGAAGGCTATGGTGATCGCACGTTTCGCGGTGACGTACATATAACTCGGTATGAAATGGCACAAATGGTTGCAAAAGCAATGGCAAAATCAGATGTCAAATCTGCCGATAAAGCCACCATCGATAAATTATCTGCCGAATATGCGTCTGAATTACATAATCTTGGCGTACGCGTAACTGCACTTGAAGAAAAAACTGATAATGTGAAATTCAGCGGTTATATGTACTTAAGGACACAATCTCAGGAAACTAAAAACAAAACTACTGGTGAAAAAACTAAATCGCCTACTGTTTCTCGCTCTTTTCTAGATTTATTTACGACCGGAAAAGTCAACGATAATTGGAATGCTGTTTTAGAAACTACAATTGCCACCGACTTAAAAAATGGTGGTGAATCTGCTACTGATACAACGGGTATATTTGCCCAAGGAAAGTATGATACATTCACAACACGTCTCGGACGCTTTGATCAATACAGCGGTGATGGCGGACTCGTCTTACATTACAGTGTTAACGGCGGCGAATTTACGTTTGGAAATCGCTTGAAAACAACCTTAACGTTTGGACGTATCAATAATACCTCCGTCCTCAAAGCAGGTACTGAAGGAAATTCTTTCGATTATCAAGCAGTTGAATTTGCTTATGCCGCAAATAAATCAACAAAAATTAACGCTGGTTATTATCATTTAAGTGATGAATCCTTCGCTGTCAGACGTGGTGACACCGATCCAAAGATTTATACGCTCGGCTTCTCCACAGCTTTAAATAAAGATCTAAAACTGACAAGTTATTATTTAAAATCCAGTAGTGACCAGAAAGACAATAAAACAGTTAAAGATACCGGCTATTATTCCGCACTGGAATATAAAGGCCCTAAATTAGGACAAGCAGATACTTGGGGACTTTATTTGAAATATGCCAATATCCCTGAACTTACACAAATCTCTATGGATGTCGGACACTTCAAAGATTACAAAGGCTTTGAACTTGGCAGCTTTTATATGCTGACACCAAACATGCGCGGACACCTCAGATATTATCATGGTAAAAACGTCGATGACAGCAATAAAACAAAAGATCTGGTACGTGCCGAAGTAAGAATGTTCTTCTAA
- a CDS encoding mechanosensitive ion channel family protein produces MVLHYFNINFVSTIEFLWIPACILLSCLTAGVLLNRFINRRLQEKYGSDPESLSYVFTNAIKGLPISWSIGVGLYMTITTIQMPERLLDFLSNILLGVILFTITRVAARTLVGMIDMHTQKNGSNLPKTSLLTNIVNIAIYVIGILIIMQSYGISITPIITALGVGGAAVALGLQETLANIFSGLHLILSKQIRLGDYIKLSSGEEGCVTDITWRFTMIQGLSNNVVVVPNQKIASAILTNYSMPKQDVSISIPIGVSYDSDLDHVERVTLEVADEIMQKFDHAHALKAAVRFHTFGESSINFNVSLHSNQFLNQFPLKHEFIKALTKRYREEGIEIPYPVHTIIKKDEA; encoded by the coding sequence ATGGTACTACATTATTTTAATATTAATTTTGTTTCAACAATCGAATTTTTGTGGATTCCAGCTTGCATTTTACTGAGTTGTTTGACCGCTGGGGTGTTGTTGAACCGTTTCATTAACCGAAGACTTCAGGAGAAATACGGCAGCGATCCAGAATCCCTGTCCTATGTATTTACCAATGCAATCAAAGGCCTGCCGATCTCCTGGTCTATTGGTGTTGGATTATACATGACCATTACAACGATTCAAATGCCTGAACGGCTATTAGATTTTTTATCAAATATCTTACTAGGCGTTATTTTGTTTACCATTACCCGTGTAGCAGCACGCACTTTAGTCGGCATGATTGATATGCATACCCAAAAAAACGGCAGTAACCTGCCAAAAACCTCTTTACTTACCAATATTGTAAACATCGCAATCTATGTAATCGGTATTCTCATCATCATGCAATCTTATGGGATATCCATTACTCCGATTATTACTGCATTAGGCGTCGGTGGTGCTGCAGTGGCTCTCGGCTTACAAGAAACACTTGCCAATATCTTTTCTGGGCTGCACTTAATTTTATCAAAACAAATTCGTCTTGGCGACTATATCAAACTCAGCTCCGGTGAAGAAGGCTGCGTAACTGATATCACCTGGCGTTTCACAATGATTCAGGGGTTATCAAATAATGTCGTAGTTGTTCCAAATCAAAAAATCGCGTCAGCCATTTTAACAAACTATAGTATGCCAAAACAAGATGTTTCCATCAGCATTCCCATCGGTGTCAGCTATGACAGTGACCTTGACCATGTTGAACGCGTAACGCTTGAAGTAGCTGATGAAATCATGCAAAAGTTTGATCACGCGCACGCTTTAAAAGCAGCCGTCAGATTTCATACATTTGGTGAATCCAGCATTAATTTTAATGTATCCCTGCATTCCAATCAATTTCTCAATCAATTTCCCTTGAAACATGAATTTATTAAAGCACTCACTAAACGGTATCGGGAAGAGGGTATTGAAATTCCGTATCCGGTCCACACAATTATAAAAAAAGACGAAGCTTAA
- a CDS encoding amidohydrolase: protein MNLDSKIAELAKSIEGKTIARRRDLHHHPETGWTEFRTASIVIDTLTKLGYDVKFGDEVIDESNMMGVPSADILEEHMKRAISQGANPDLVAKMTGGKTGVVGILKCKNPGPTVALRFDMDCNDVSEAMDEKHRPFKEGFASINPGCMHACGHDGHTSAGLATAEILMNLKEQLSGTIKLIFQPAEEGVRGAKAMAAKGIVDNVDFLLGAHLMMPKTGYLAYDVQGFLATSKFDAIFTGVPAHAGAAPQVGKNSLLAAANAAINLQAIPRHSDGVSRVNVGVLNAGTGRNVIPANALIKVETRGATSEINNYIYDCAEKIINHTAAMYDNTVEIKQMGGAVGANNSPEFSAQIGQIARRLGIFNEYADSSNIGGSEDCSYFMDIVQKNGGQAAYLVIGASLTAVNHNLYFDFDEHALTMEAQLLSTIVSDLLAK, encoded by the coding sequence ATGAATTTAGATTCCAAAATTGCTGAACTCGCAAAATCAATTGAAGGAAAAACGATTGCGCGTCGTCGTGACTTACATCATCACCCTGAAACAGGCTGGACAGAATTTCGTACAGCTTCCATCGTAATTGATACACTAACGAAACTTGGCTACGATGTAAAATTCGGAGATGAGGTCATTGATGAAAGCAATATGATGGGTGTACCAAGTGCAGATATTCTTGAAGAACACATGAAAAGAGCCATCTCACAAGGGGCCAATCCTGATTTGGTTGCAAAAATGACCGGTGGTAAAACAGGTGTTGTCGGCATATTAAAATGTAAGAATCCCGGACCAACAGTTGCACTTCGTTTTGATATGGATTGTAACGATGTCAGTGAAGCTATGGATGAAAAACACCGGCCTTTTAAAGAAGGATTCGCTTCTATCAATCCTGGCTGTATGCATGCCTGCGGTCACGATGGGCATACTTCTGCCGGACTGGCAACCGCTGAAATTTTAATGAACTTAAAAGAACAACTTTCCGGAACAATTAAATTGATTTTTCAGCCGGCAGAAGAAGGGGTTCGCGGAGCCAAAGCAATGGCAGCCAAAGGTATCGTAGATAATGTCGATTTCCTCTTAGGCGCACATCTTATGATGCCAAAAACAGGCTATCTAGCCTATGATGTACAAGGATTTCTTGCAACCAGTAAATTTGATGCAATCTTCACTGGTGTTCCCGCTCATGCTGGTGCAGCACCACAAGTCGGTAAAAATTCACTTTTAGCCGCTGCAAATGCTGCAATTAATCTGCAAGCGATTCCTCGTCACAGCGATGGGGTCTCCCGTGTTAACGTAGGTGTACTCAATGCAGGCACCGGGCGCAATGTTATCCCTGCCAATGCCTTAATCAAAGTAGAAACAAGGGGAGCAACAAGCGAAATTAACAACTATATTTACGATTGTGCTGAAAAAATTATCAATCACACAGCAGCAATGTATGACAATACAGTAGAAATCAAACAAATGGGGGGTGCCGTCGGCGCAAATAATTCTCCGGAATTCTCTGCACAAATCGGACAAATCGCTAGACGACTCGGGATTTTTAACGAATATGCAGACAGTTCTAATATCGGTGGCAGCGAAGACTGTTCTTACTTTATGGATATTGTACAAAAAAATGGCGGGCAAGCGGCTTATCTAGTGATTGGGGCTTCCTTAACTGCTGTCAATCATAATCTTTACTTTGATTTTGATGAACATGCTTTGACAATGGAAGCACAACTGCTTTCTACCATCGTCAGCGACTTATTGGCAAAATAA
- a CDS encoding anaerobic ribonucleoside triphosphate reductase yields the protein MIENIKKRNGDIVPFDITKIKEAIHKANMESTDETMTQRQLSALANKVIKTFDDKGMPSVEQIQDIVEKTLIAANYASTAKAYILYRAEHAKIRQSEADLMDIYNELTFKNAKDADIKRENANIDADTAMGTMLKYGSEGSKYFIDNYILPKDIAAAHMNGDIHIHDKDFYMLTETCCQIDLLKLFKHGFSTGHGYLREPNSIQSYSALACIAIQANQNEMHGGQAVPNFDYSMAPGVAKTFKKEYFEALTNYFIITLDMAKEDASALTKTIDGDIACSITMNSVDAYGKALIDYLPNHQQEHGFQPISAQQTTKAHTYAVKTAFNETDRATYQSMEAFIHNLNTMNSRAGAQVPFSSINYGTDTSPEARMLVKNLLLATEAGLGSGETPIFPVQIFKVKEGINYNEGEPNYDLFKMAMHTSAKRLFPNFSFIDAPFNLQYYKEGNYDTEIAYMGCRTRVMGNVHDPEHETTCGRGNLSFTTINLPRLAIEANGDVKKFYENLDQFIELVIRQLLHRFKVQCSKIGRNYPFLMGQNIWIGSDDIGPDDSVADVLKHGTLSMGFIGLAETLKRLTGKHHGESEESQKLGLEIIGYMRKRMDDESQKTGLNFTLLATPAEGLSGRFVKFDKKRYGSIPGVTDRDYYTNSFHVPVYYPIKAHKKIAIEAPYHNFTNAGHISYVELDGDTCKNLDAFESVIRCMKEQGIGYGSINHPVDRDPVCGFNGIIDNECPKCHRREDQTEPRFERIRRITGYLVGTTDRWNNAKRAEEKDRVKHGLQA from the coding sequence ATGATTGAAAATATAAAAAAACGTAACGGTGACATCGTACCTTTCGACATCACCAAAATTAAAGAAGCAATTCATAAAGCAAATATGGAATCTACAGATGAAACGATGACGCAAAGACAACTCAGTGCACTGGCGAATAAAGTCATTAAAACTTTTGACGATAAAGGTATGCCTTCCGTTGAACAAATTCAAGATATCGTTGAAAAAACATTAATTGCCGCAAATTATGCAAGTACGGCAAAAGCTTACATACTATATCGTGCTGAACACGCAAAAATTCGTCAATCTGAAGCAGATCTAATGGATATTTATAACGAACTTACTTTTAAAAATGCGAAAGATGCCGATATCAAACGAGAAAATGCGAACATTGATGCCGATACTGCTATGGGAACGATGTTAAAATACGGGTCCGAAGGCTCAAAATATTTCATTGACAATTATATTTTGCCAAAAGACATTGCAGCTGCACACATGAATGGAGATATTCATATTCATGATAAAGATTTCTACATGTTAACAGAAACCTGTTGCCAGATTGATCTGTTAAAATTATTTAAACATGGTTTTTCCACCGGCCATGGTTACTTGCGCGAACCAAATAGTATCCAAAGTTACTCCGCTTTAGCTTGTATCGCAATCCAAGCAAACCAAAATGAAATGCATGGTGGACAGGCCGTTCCTAACTTTGATTATTCTATGGCACCCGGCGTTGCAAAAACCTTCAAAAAAGAATACTTTGAAGCCTTAACAAATTATTTCATAATTACCCTCGACATGGCAAAAGAAGATGCATCCGCATTAACCAAAACGATTGATGGCGATATTGCATGCTCAATTACAATGAACAGTGTTGATGCATACGGTAAAGCACTCATTGACTATCTGCCAAACCATCAACAAGAACACGGATTCCAGCCAATCAGTGCACAGCAAACCACGAAAGCACATACGTATGCGGTCAAAACTGCATTTAATGAAACCGACCGTGCAACTTACCAGTCAATGGAAGCTTTCATCCATAATTTAAATACGATGAATTCCCGTGCCGGAGCTCAAGTTCCATTTAGCTCTATCAACTATGGTACCGATACATCCCCAGAAGCAAGAATGCTCGTTAAAAATCTTTTACTTGCAACCGAAGCAGGTCTGGGCAGCGGCGAAACACCAATCTTCCCAGTACAGATTTTCAAAGTAAAAGAAGGCATCAATTACAACGAAGGCGAGCCAAATTACGATTTATTCAAAATGGCAATGCATACTTCGGCAAAACGCTTATTCCCTAATTTTAGCTTTATTGATGCGCCATTTAACCTTCAATATTATAAAGAAGGAAATTATGATACCGAAATTGCTTATATGGGCTGCCGTACACGCGTCATGGGAAATGTGCATGACCCTGAACACGAAACAACTTGCGGTAGAGGCAATTTAAGTTTTACTACCATTAATTTGCCACGTTTAGCAATTGAAGCAAACGGTGATGTTAAAAAATTCTATGAAAATCTAGATCAATTTATTGAACTTGTCATCCGTCAACTTCTACATCGTTTTAAAGTTCAATGTTCAAAAATTGGTCGCAATTATCCATTCCTAATGGGACAAAACATTTGGATTGGTTCTGATGACATCGGTCCAGACGACAGTGTTGCCGACGTATTAAAACATGGTACTTTAAGCATGGGCTTTATCGGTCTTGCGGAAACACTGAAACGCCTAACTGGCAAACACCATGGCGAAAGCGAAGAAAGTCAAAAACTTGGTCTTGAAATTATTGGCTATATGCGTAAACGTATGGATGATGAATCGCAAAAGACCGGGCTAAACTTTACTTTACTCGCTACTCCAGCAGAAGGATTAAGCGGCAGATTTGTGAAATTTGACAAGAAACGTTATGGATCAATTCCTGGCGTAACCGATCGCGACTATTATACAAACTCCTTCCACGTTCCAGTTTATTACCCAATCAAAGCGCACAAAAAGATCGCCATCGAGGCACCTTATCACAACTTTACGAATGCTGGTCATATCAGCTATGTTGAACTCGACGGCGATACTTGCAAGAATCTTGATGCTTTTGAATCCGTTATTCGCTGCATGAAAGAACAAGGCATCGGCTATGGTTCTATCAATCATCCTGTAGATCGAGATCCAGTCTGTGGTTTTAATGGCATTATTGACAATGAATGCCCAAAATGTCACCGCAGAGAAGACCAAACTGAACCAAGATTTGAACGCATTCGTCGTATTACTGGTTATCTTGTTGGCACAACAGATCGCTGGAACAATGCCAAACGTGCAGAAGAAAAGGATAGAGTAAAACATGGCCTGCAAGCTTAA
- the nrdG gene encoding anaerobic ribonucleoside-triphosphate reductase activating protein codes for MACKLKISGVVDESIVDGPGIRYTIFTQGCPHACEGCHNPQTHDFSAGKEVDIQNLFAEICENPLLKGVTFSGGEPFCQPKPLIELAKLIHTRKLNITTYTGYTLEDLQAKNNPLIDELLSQTDILIDGKFIAAQRDLTLTFRGSHNQRVIDMHATRETGKITELAVDK; via the coding sequence ATGGCCTGCAAGCTTAAAATATCTGGAGTCGTCGACGAATCGATTGTCGACGGCCCCGGTATCCGTTATACAATCTTCACCCAAGGTTGCCCTCATGCCTGCGAAGGTTGTCATAATCCCCAAACCCATGATTTCTCTGCAGGAAAAGAAGTAGATATTCAAAATCTTTTTGCAGAGATATGCGAAAATCCGCTCTTAAAAGGCGTCACATTCAGTGGTGGCGAACCCTTTTGTCAGCCAAAACCGCTCATTGAACTCGCAAAACTAATTCATACACGTAAACTCAATATCACAACGTATACTGGGTATACACTTGAAGATCTCCAAGCAAAAAATAATCCGTTGATTGATGAATTGCTGTCGCAAACCGATATTTTAATCGACGGCAAATTCATAGCTGCCCAACGCGATCTTACCCTAACCTTCCGCGGCAGCCACAATCAACGTGTCATTGATATGCACGCGACGCGTGAAACTGGCAAAATTACAGAATTAGCCGTCGACAAATAA
- a CDS encoding GNAT family N-acetyltransferase, with protein MLEIIKKSDRLRFRQAAEADLDYIMKVEHTPENAKFVIPYPVEQHRKTLHAKNAIHLIVETVDGAEKVGFLMIAGLDNPFKEIEFTRIIMDVKGQGYGRETLKMLKSWAFEDLKYHRAWLDCKEHNARALHLYESEGFIREGLIRETILGSDGAYESLVILGILDREYFAAK; from the coding sequence ATGTTAGAGATTATAAAAAAATCAGATAGACTTAGATTTCGTCAAGCTGCTGAAGCAGATTTAGACTATATTATGAAGGTGGAGCATACACCTGAAAATGCAAAATTCGTGATTCCTTATCCAGTTGAGCAACACAGAAAGACTTTACATGCAAAAAATGCAATTCATTTAATTGTTGAAACTGTAGATGGCGCAGAAAAAGTTGGATTTTTGATGATTGCGGGACTTGATAATCCGTTTAAAGAAATTGAATTTACGCGAATTATTATGGATGTGAAAGGTCAAGGTTATGGCAGAGAAACTTTAAAAATGCTTAAATCTTGGGCTTTTGAAGATCTAAAATATCATAGAGCATGGTTGGATTGTAAAGAACACAATGCAAGGGCGCTACATCTTTATGAATCCGAAGGATTTATTAGGGAAGGCTTAATTAGAGAAACGATTCTAGGTTCAGATGGTGCGTATGAATCGTTGGTGATTTTAGGTATATTAGATCGTGAGTATTTTGCGGCTAAATAG
- a CDS encoding putative quinol monooxygenase, producing the protein MVVLTAIIQAKPGKENELEELLTSLVSKVKQEEGVIEYKLHAAKSSPGKFFFYEKYKDQKTLDHHSSTPYFQDTFKKMDGLVSGEHQIEFYEEIASIAE; encoded by the coding sequence ATGGTTGTATTGACAGCAATAATTCAAGCGAAACCTGGAAAAGAAAATGAGTTAGAAGAACTTCTTACGTCTCTGGTTTCCAAAGTAAAACAGGAGGAGGGGGTAATAGAGTATAAGCTGCACGCAGCGAAATCGTCTCCGGGAAAATTTTTCTTTTACGAAAAATATAAAGACCAGAAAACGCTGGACCATCATTCGAGTACTCCATATTTCCAAGATACATTTAAAAAAATGGATGGTTTGGTTAGTGGAGAACATCAAATAGAATTTTATGAAGAAATTGCTTCTATTGCTGAATAG